CGTCCGTGGCCGCGTCCGCTGCGGCGCTCTGGGCACGGGATGCTGCCTGCGCGGCACCCACCGCGGCCGAAGCGGCCTGCTCGGCGGCGCTGGCCGCCAGCCGCGCACTGTTGTTGGCTGCGGAAGCGGCGTCGATCGCCTCCTGCGCGGCCTCCGCGGCCTGCTTGGCCGCCGAGGCCGCACGTCCGGCCGCCGAAGCAGCGTGCAGGGAGTCGTTCTTGGCCGCCTGGGTCTCGGCCGCTGCCTTCTGCGCGGCCTCCTTGGCCAGCTTCGCCGCGGTCACGGCACGCGCGGAGGCGTCCTTGGCCGCCTTGGTCTGTGCCGCCGCTTTGCTGCCGGCCGCCTTGGCCTGCGCCGCCAACTGCGCGACGCTGGCGTGTTCCTGGTCACGGGCGCGCGCCACGTACTGGCCGACCTCGAGGAACTCGTGGATGTCGTCCGCCGAGCCGTCCAGCGCGATCCGACCCGCCGCGGCTATGTTGGGGCCGCCCGCGTCGATGATCTGCGCGACCTCGACCCGTTCGTCCTGCGCCTGCCGGTCGTACTGACCGGTGGACAAGAACGCCTTGATGCCGTCGGGCGTTCCGTTCAGCGCGGCCTGCCCGGCCTTCTTCACCTCCGGGCCGCCCGTATCGATGATCTGTGCGACCTGAACCCGCTGGTCCTGGAAGTACGGATCCTGCCAGCCCTCGTCCAGGAAGTCCTCCAGGTCGTCCTGGGTTCCGTCCAGGGCTGTTCGGGCGGCGTCCTGCAGATTCCGCCCGCCCACGCTGGCGAGCTGGGCCACGGCAACGCGCTCGTCCTGGAACCTGGCGTCGTTCGCCGTGTCGAGGAAGTGCCGTACGTCGTCATCACTTCCGGTCAGTGCGACTTCCGCGCTGGCTCGCACCTCGGGGCCGCCCGTCGACCAAAGGTCGAGCGCGCGGGCACGGTCGGACACGTCGTTGGTGGCGGTACCGCCGCCGGTCGGAGTGCCGTCGGCCATCGCATGGGAGGCCGCGTTCCCGAGCAGACCGACTATGAGTGCAAGCGGCAGCAGACACAGACAGAGCATCCGTGTCGCATGCGCAACCCATCTCACCGCGATGCTCGCGGGATTCCTTCTCTTCAACGCTCTCTCATATCGTTCGTGGTCAGCTGGGGGTCACGCCGGGGACGTTCGGGCAGGCGAGGGCCAGGGGGCGGCTCGCCGGTTGCCCGGGTGCCGCCCCCCACAAGGTCGTGTCCGGGTGTGTCAGCTTGCGGGTGCGAGCTGGATTTCGTCGTGGAGGCCCTTGGCGTCGACGCCGGTGAAGTAGCTGACGTGGCCGTCGTTCCAGCGGACGAGGATGTCGTTGGCGGTGGTGTTGGCGGTGAAGGCGCCTACGGCGATGACGGCAGCGTCCTTCCACTGCGAATTGCGGGAGCGGATCTTGTCTTCGGCGGGCAGGGATGTGCCGGTCATGCCGGGGTAGATGGTGGTCTCGCCGTCGATCCAGCGCACCAGAAGGTCATCGGTGGCCTTCCCGGTGAAGGAGCCGCTGGCGAGTACCTCGGCAGCGGGCCAGGTGTTGTTCTTGGCGACGGGCTGGGTCTGCTTCTTCAGCCCGTTGACCGCCAGGTCGCTGAAGACGGAGACGTGGCCGTCCTTGAAGCTCACCAGCAGGTCGTCGCGCAGGCCGTTCGCGGTGAAGCGGCCGCCGGTCAGCTGCCGGGCGTCGTCCTTCCACTCGGCGGAGCGGGGCGCGGCGAGCTGCTTCTCGCCGTGGAAGCCCTTGGCGTCGACGGATGTGTACAGGGTCATCTCGCCGTCGGACCACCGCACCACGACTCCGTCGGTGCCGCCGCCGGTGTTGATGCCGGTCACGTTGACGGCCTGGGTGAAGATGCTCTTCCCGGGCTTCAACTGGTGTTCCGCGGCGAAGGGGCGGGCGGGGTCGTTCCCGTAGCCGCCCTGGTAGAGGGTGACCTCGCCGTCGCCCCAGACGACGATCAGGTCCATGTGACGCGTACCGCCGGCGGAGTCGCCCGCGTAGTAGCCGGCCGTGATCTGCACGGCGTGCTTCCACGGGGCTGCCGCGAAGACGGGGGCGTAGGCGACCTGCTGGACCCAGGAGGACAGGTCGTCGACCCGGACGACCACCGCGCCGGTGCGGGTCTCGGCCGGATCGGTACCCAGGCAACCGCCCTGCCAGGACAGGCTGCTGACACCCACGACCGCTCCGGTGGTGCCCAGTACCGGACCGCCGGTGTCGCCCTTGCAGATCGCTGCGCCGTCCGACTTGCCCGCCAGGTCGAGGGTCGTGGCGGCGGTGTTCTGCACGGTGAAAGCGGCCGCGTGGACCTGGTCGGGCACCCACTCCTCGCGGGTACGCCCGAACCCGGCGGCCTGGACCTCGTCCCCGGCGGCAGGCGCGGCGCCGGCCACCGGTACGGGGGTGACGCCGCTGACGGGCTTGGCCAGTTGGGCCATCACCACGTCACGGTCCGTGCGCGGCACCAGGTTCACCACCTGCTGGACGCTGCCACCAATGGTGGCGGTCGTCTTCAGCTTCGGCGTGCCGGAGGCGAGTGTGCCGCCGGGGGTGTCGGTGAAGCAGCTCGCGGCGGTCAGGAGCCACTGCGCAGCCACCAGGGTGGCCGAACAGCCGCGTTGGCCGCCGACGTCGAGCCGGGCGGTTGCGGCCGAGACCGCGGCAGAAGCGGTCGGCCCGGACACGGCGGTGGCTGGTGCAGCAGTGAGAGCGGCGACGGCGGTCAGTGAAGTGGCGGCGATCAGGCCGCCGGTCCACGCGGCGCGCGGACGAAAGCCGGACATGAAGATATTCCTTGCTGTTGTGCGAGAACGGGAAGCGGGAAGGCAGGCGGACCGGTCAGCCGGTGACCCGCAGTTCCAGCAGCACGGTCGGTGCACCACCGGCCGTGCCCTCGCCCACACTCTTGATGCTCTTCTTGTCCACATTCACGGTCTTCACCGGCGCGGTGGGGTCGTCCTGCGGCCTCAGATCGGCGCTGATGGGGTGGTCAGCGGTCTCCAGCTCGAACACCCGCGGCAGTTCGAGGGAGAGGTAACCGCTCGCGGCACTCGCCTTGAAGCAGTACGCGCCCTGCGGATCGCCGCTCGGCCCCTGCACGGTGAGGACCTTGATCTGCTGGGCGGAGTCGTCACACGTGGCGAGGGTGATGTGCCCGTCGCCCTTGATCAGCTTGATGCCCTGATCCCGCTGGATCCGATCCGCGTTCGGATACGCGTAGTCCTCCACCGCGGACGGCGGCGTTCCCCCGGCGCTTCCCCCTGTCGGCTGCGGGTCGGCGGACGCGAGCATCGGCGTGCCCACGAGCGTCAGAACGGCAGCAACCCCCGCGACGGGAAGCATCCTGCGCATACCAGGAGTCACCCGAATTCCTTTCCAGGCATGGGTGACGGCATGACGAAAAAGCATCTACGGCCCCCGCGCATAAAGATGTAAAGCGAAAATAAATGGTCGAGCGAGACCCTAAAACGGCATAAGCCCGGAAACAATGTGGCGATCACCACGGGAAGGTCATGGAACCTGCGCGCTTAGTTCACGATGGGGTGGGGATGTAATGCCGTAAATATGGCATAAGGTGCACAAAATTTCGCCCATACCCCTTCGGGCGGCCTTGCGTGCGGCTCTTTATGCTTTCACTATGAACAAGTTTAGCGAACTCTTGCTCAATTCCAGCCTTGATCTTGCATGAGTGTTCGCCGGCTTGTGACCTTGTTGGTCAAGTCTCCGGCGCGTGATCGCTCCCGGATGCGTAGCCATCGGGGTGCCGTCCGCGATCAACACGGCGTCCTTGCGGAACCGCTTGCGCTGCTGGAGCGCGAACGCCGGACCGAGGTGATCGATGATGCGGTCTGCAGCCGACTTCGACACCCCGAAGAGGGGCGCCAGCTGCCGCAGGGTGAGGTTCGTCCGCCAGTACGCGGCGACCAGCAGCACGCGATCCTCCAGCGGCAGGGGCCACGGCCGGCCCCTGCGGACGGGGGGCGGCACCCTCGCGCCGCAACACCGTGATCAATTTGCCGAACTGACGTGGGCTCAGCCCCGTGAACGGGGCTATTCAGGACGGCTCCGACACCGTGATCACATCAGCCACCACGAGATCATCGCCGAAGTCCCGAGGCTCGACTGCCCCCTCCACGGCGCACGATGTACCAACGGTTGGTACCGGCTCAACACTCCATATCCGGAGTTCAACACAGAGAGCCCCCGGTGTGCCTATTGGCCGACCGCACGGCTTGGTCGCAGTCGAACCCGCAGGCACGCCGCGCGCCCTGGCCGCATGCGAGCCCTCCGTGCGGCGCTGTCACGTTGTTGCGGGGCCGATGCCTGACGGTGTGTCGGGGCGTGATGGGTTTGCGGTTGGGGCCTGTGGTCAGTCCGTGGCGGGCTGGCCGGCGGCGCCGGTGATCTGGTCCCAGATGGCGAAGCGGATGGTCATCTCGGCTCGGTAGTCGGGGGCGCTCATCAGGTGGCGGTGGGGCCGGAAGTGGGGCGAGATGCCGCTGAACGCGGACAGGAACCGCTGCGCCCCGCCGGCGGAGCGGAAGCCTTTCATCGCGTGTTCCCGTTGCCGGGTGGGCTGGTGGCTGTTCTCGGCCCGGTTGTTCAGTCCTTTGTGTGAGCAGTGCTCGACCGAGGGCATGACTTCGCGGTGGGCCGCGCCGTAGGAGCGGAGCTTGTCGGTGACGACCACCCGCGGCACCGTGCCGGTCTTCTTCATCAGGCGGCGGAAGAAGCGCCTGGCGGCGGCCTTGTCCCGCCGGTTCTGCACGAGGATGTCGAGCACGTTGCCGTCCTGGTCGACGGCCCGCCACAGGTACTTCAGCTCCCCGTTGATCTTGATGAAGACCTCGTCCAGGTGCCACTTGTCGCCGGGCCGTGGGTGCCGTCGGCGCAGTCCGTTCGCGTAGGCCTGGCCGAACTTGGCGCACCAGCGGCGGATGGTCTCGTAGGAGACGATCACGCCGCGCTGGAGCAGCAGCTCCTCGACCTCGCGGAAGCTGAGCGGGAATCGGTGGTACAGCCACACGCAGTGGGATATGACCTCGACCAGGTAACGGTGCCCCCTATACGACGGCGACGCGCTCTCCACGGACGATCCCCCTCCACCACGACCAACCAGAAGATCATCCCACCCAGCCAGTCAACGTGACAGCGCCCTTGGGCGTGCTGCTGAGCCAGGCATTCCATCGAATCGGGGCGTAGACGCTGGTGGCGTCGAGCCCTGCCAGGAAGCCGTCGACCTCGGTGGGCTCACCCAGGAGCCTGTCTTGGCGATCAGGAGGTCCTTGAAGGCGGACTCCGGAGGGCTGAGCGTTTCCTCCCTCTCCAGCAGACCGCTCCAGCTCCGTGTCGTGGCGCCCGGCTGTCATCAGACCGGCGGCCGACCGAGCCCCGGCAGGATCGTGGAGCAGCGGCGTGCCGTCCAGGCGGTGAGCGCCGGCTGGAGGCACGGGTGTCGACTCCGCTGGGATCACGCCAGCGGACGCGACGGGGCAACGTTACAGCTGCTTGCTGCAAGATTTTGCAGGAGTGCTGCGAGCGGCTAGCCTCAGCGGTCCCGCCGGATCCTCCTCTATGGATCCGGGGTGGGGGACCGCTGACAGGTGCAAGCGAGGGGACGTGAGGGCATGTCGGGGATCCGTTGGGGCGCGGTGCTTCCGCAGGGCTGGCGGCTGGACCTCGGACACCTCTCCGACCCGGTCGAGCAGTTCGAAGCAATGGTCACCGTCGGCCGTAAGGCGGAGGAGCTCGGCTTCGACTCGGTCTGGCTGTACGACCACCTCCAGCCGGTACAGGCGGAGGAGGAGACCGTGTTCGAGTGCTGGACCAGCCTCGCCGCACTCGCCCGAGAGACCCGCCGGGTCCGTCTCGGACAGCTGGTGACGTGCAACAGCTACCGCAACCCAGCGCTGCTCGCCAAGATGGCGGCCACCCTGGACGCCGCCAGCGGTGGCCGGGCCCTGCTCGGCCTCGGGGCCGGCTGGGACCAGCGCGAGTACGAGGCCTACGGCTATCCCGCGCCCTACCCCGCCACCGGCGAGCGGCTGCGCCGCCTCGGCGAGGCAGCCCAGGTGGTCACCTCGATGCTGCGGTCCCCGCGCAGTACCGTGGAAGGCCGTTACTACGGGGTCCGCGACGCCGTCAACGTGCCGACGGGCGTGCAGCAGCCGCACATCCCGCTGCTAATCGGCGGCAGCGGCGAGAAGGTCACCCTGCGCCTGGTCGCGCAGTACGCCGACGCCTGCAACCTGACCGACCACACCGACCCGCAGTTTTACCTCCGCAAGCTCGAAGTGCTCGCCCGCCACTGCGAGGATGTCGGCCGCCCTTACGACGACATCCTGCGCACGGCCACGCTCTCCGTGTTCGTCGCCTCCAACGAGGACGAGCTCGTGCGGATGATGGCCCCCCACCTGAACGGACGCACCCGCGAAGAGTTGGCGGCGCACAATGCCGTGGGCACCCCCAAGCAGCTCGTGGAGACCTTCGGCGCGCTCGTGGACGCAGGAATCGAATACTTCGTCCTTTACTTCCACGAGGCCACGCGGCTGGACTCGATGCGGCTATTCGCCACCGAAGTCATGCCGCAGCTGACGTGACTTGCATTCACCCGGACCCCTGTATTCCACGCCGCCCTGCGGCAGCTCTGCGTGTACATCGAGACCTGGGCTCAAGACGGGCCATCCCGTAAGGCTGGTTACGCGCATGGCGGCAGACCCTGTACAGGAGTTCCCCTCCAAGATCGGTGTCCGGCGGCCATTGCCTTCGGCCGAACCGGCCGCAACTGGCCGTGATTCGGTGCCGGCCCCGCCCATGCAGATCAGAACCAATGGAAGCCCGATCCCGCCCTCGCGGAGCCGCGCGACGAAGCCCCACGGCATCAACGACCGCGCGCGTTGCTGGCCCAGAACCGTGTGATAGCCATGCCCTCCCGGACCTCGGTCGGCAAGGCTATCCGTCAGGCGAGAGACACCCCCCTGGAGGGGTCCCTCTCGCTCGTCGATCTGACCCGAGGGTGCGCCCGGGGTGCGGTGTCAGTTCTTCTTGAAGACCGTCACCGACAGGCTCCCGCAGGCATTGTCGCTCGCGGCGACGGCACCGGTGGTGTCGAGTACCTTCGTCCAGGTTCCCGGCGGCAGAGCCACGTTGTACGTGCTGCCGGTCGGGTTGTCGACGACCACGGTGTCGTAGCTCGTGGGCGTGGCGGGGTTCGAGCTGAAGCGGCCGATCACCACCGAGCCGTCGGCCGTCGCGTTCACCTGATTGTGGACCGCGCCCCAGGTGGTCAGGCGCAGGGCCAAGCTCGCTTTCCGGAGCGCGATCGCGTCCTTGTAGTAGGCGAAGACGTTGGCGTTGACGGTCTTGTCGCTCCAGTGAATCGCGTTGACGGCGTCGGAGGCGTTGTAGGAGTTCATCGCTGTCGCGTAGTCGCCGTTCACGACCTTGGAACGAAGGAACTCGTCGCCCTCGGCGATGATCGGAATACCCTCGGTGGTCAGGACCATGCCGGTGGCGAACCGGTCAATGCGTCCGGCCGTTCCGGTGGCGCCGCCGGACGCGCCGGAGTATGTGATCTTGTCGTAGAGGTTGAGATTGTCGTGAATCGAGGCATAGTTCATGGTCTGCTCGGGGTCCTCGGCGAAGGCAGGGGTCCACAGGTTGGACACGGCGGCGGTGCTGTCGGCGTCCGTGGGTGAGCCGCGCATGCCGAAGGCGATGGCGGAAGCATTGCCCGTGCCACCCATGTAGCCCATGGTGTTGGTATCCGTGCCGCCTCGGATCGCGTCCCGGTAGACGCCGTTGAAGACCCCGAAGTGTGAGGGCGCGAGGGTGGGGACGTTGCCGTAGCGGACCTTCTGCACCTCGTTCGGGTCGGATGCGCCGCCGTTCCAGGCCTCGCCGTACATCAGCAGGTTGCGGCCGGCGTAGGTGGTGTTGAGGTAGTTGGCCCAGGTATTGACGTTGTTGGCGTAGTGCACGCCGACCAGGTCGAAGCGGAAGCCGTCGACGTTGTAGTCCCGGACCCAGTGCTCCAGCGAGTCCTGGATCATGCGGTTGACCATCGGGTTACCGTCGTCGATCGAGTTGCCCGTGCCGGACAGGTCGGTCGAGGTGTAGTACTTGCCGGTGATATTGCCGAAGACGCTCTTGCTGAAGGTGTGGTTGTAGACGACGTCCATGACGACACGGATGCCGTTCTTGTGGAACGCGTTGACCATGTCCTTGAACTCGCGGATCCGGTCCTCAGGAACCGTGTACTGCGAGAACTGCTCCTCGGGCACGTTGTAGTTCACCGGGTCGTAGCCCCAGTTCGGCACGGTGCTGCCGAAGTCGAACGAGGGCATGATCCCCGCCCCGCTGCGCACCCCGTACAGGGCGAGCGCGATCACCGCGTCCGGGATCCTGCGGCCCCGCTCGCCGGAGAAGGGCCGGCTGGCCGGGTACGAGCTGACCCACCACCACCGCCATCCCCGCCGGCAGCTGGAACACCAAGGGCCCCCGGGCCCCGGCCCGGCGGCAGACCCGGCCGGCGACGTCCAAACCCGCTCCAGCGGTCCGGCGCCAGCGGTGCCTCTGAGTCCTGGTAGGTGCCCCTGCACGCCCTCGCCGAGGACAACCTCGCCGCGGCGAGTCCCGACCTGCTGCGCGCGATGGTCAAGACGTTTGCCGACGCGCCTCCCCAGCGTTTGAGCACCAGGACGACCTGCCCGACGCGCCCTGTCACCTCAACCACGTAGACGTAGCCCGTGCCCTCACTCCTGGACGCCCTGGACCGGGCGGTCGGCGCCTACCTGGCCGACCGGCACCGCGCCGGACTCAAGTCCGGCGCAGTTTGCGGTTCTGGCGCCGGGACGCCCGCGGCATCACCGAACTCATCCAGCTGCGACACCTGCAGGATCGCTGTGAGTGAGTACCACCGGCCCCGCCGTACGCGCGGGTCGGGACGGTGGCGCGATGAGGTGACCGCAGTGGGTGCCGGCCGGCACCCACCTCCTCACACGGGTGGCAGGCTTCGGTCGCTCAGGGGCAGTCCGGGGTACTCGTTGTGCCCGAAGCGGGCGCGGGCGTCGCGTCGAGCGCGACTGCCAACGAATCCCGCTTCGGTTTGTTTTTCAAACCAAGATGTGTATGCTGCGATTGGTTTGACATTCAAACCATATTAGTCGGAGGGGTCGTCGAATCACCACCGGCCGTTCCGGGAACCCCCGCCCAGCGCCGCGCAGGACCTGTTCGTCGGGGGCCGTGATCGCCGCCATGCCGGCTCACGACATGTCCCCGCGATCGACCAGGTCCCGGCGCTGGGCGGGTTCGTCTGCCTGAACGGGCCCACGCAGAGCCTCAAGTGATGACCCCTCATACCGAGAAGGAACCGCACCATGACCGTTGTGAAGGCTGCCGCAGTCCAGATCAGCCCCGTGCTCTACAGCCGCGCGGGTACCGTCGGAAAGGTCGTTGAGAAGATCCGCGAGCTGGGCACGAAGGGAGTTCAGTACGCGGTCTTCCCCGAGACCGTCATCCCCTACTACCCGTACTTCTCCTTCGTGCAGGCGCCCTACGCCATGGCCAAGGAGCCGCTGCGCCTGCTCGAGGAGTCGGTGACCGTGCCGTCCGCCGAGACCGACGCCATCGCCCAGGCCGCCCGAGAGGCGCACATGGTCGTCTCGATCGGCGTCAATGAGCGGGACGGCGGGACCATCTACAACACGCAGCTCCTGTTCGACGCGGACGGCACGCTGATCCAGCGCCGCCGCAAGATCACGCCGACCTATCACGAGAGGCTCGTCTGGGGGCAGGGCGACGCCTCCGGCCTGCGCGCGGTGGACAGCGCCGTGGGCCGCGTCGGCCAGCTTGCCTGCTGGGAGCACTACCAGCCCCTGGCCCGCTACGCCCTGATCGCCGACGGCGAGCAGATCCACGCCGCGATGTACCCCGGTTCCTTCGGCGGCGCGCTGTTCGCGGAGCAGATCGAGGTCAATATTCGTCAGCATGCCCTGGAAGCTGCCTGCTTCGTCGTCTGCGCAACCGCATGGCTCGACAAGGACCAGGTGGGGCGCATCGCCGAGGACACCGGTGGTCCCGCGCTGTCCGGGGGGTTCTTCACCGCGATCGTCGATCCCGAAGGACGCGTTCTCGGAGAACCGCTCACCTCCGGCGAGGGCGAGGTCATCGCCGACCTGGACTTCGGACTGATCGACCAGCGCAAGCGCCTGATGGACGCGCGCGGCCACTACAGCCGCCCTGAACTCCTCAGCCTGCAGATCGACCGCACACCGACAGCCCCTGTCCACGAGCGCGGTGCTCAGGCTCCGGTCCGCAGCGCTCGTGCGGTGGAAGAGGGCTCTTCCACCGCGGAGTGAGCCGCTCCTGGCCGTGCTGCTCCCGCGCCCGCCGCGGGAGCAGCACGGCCGGCCGCCCCGGGAGGGCTCGGCCGTGGTGAGGTCGGCCGTGCATACCCATCCGCACGGGTGCCCCCGGCATCCGCGGCAGGCCCGGGACGGCGGGAGGCGGAGATCAACCGCCCTCGACGCCCTGGAAGAGGTCGTTCTCCTGCTCTCCGCCAGTCCACGGTGGGTCGGCTCGTACGTACTCCTCGACAGGGTTCTCACGACCGGTCAGGCTCAACATCCCCAGCAGGGCCTGAGCGTCCGACTGGCTGGCGTGTGCCGCCAGCGCCCGAAGCTTCTGGTCCCAGAACCCGGAGATGTCCACGACGGTGGTGACGTCGTCATCGTCAACGCCCATGTCCAGCGGGGGAGTCCAGGCGTCAGGACCGAGGGAAGCCTGCGCCAGGGTTCGTACCGCCGCGAGGCGGGAGACGGAGAGGGCGATGTGGTACAGCTTCGGCAGGCGCCGGCCGGTACGCGTGCCGGCACCTCCCTGGACAGGGAAGCCGCCGGCCGTCCGAATGCGCTCGAACGCGGCGGTCGTGAGGTCGTGCGTACGGACATGATCCGGGTGGTTCGAAAGCCCGTTGGGGGGATAGGTCACCAGGACATCCGGCCGGTACTCGTGCATGAGGGCTTCGAGCTGCCGGACGACCGGCTCGCCGTCGAGCCTGCTGAACGCACGAGGGTCGATGTCGTCGGGGGAGTCGGGCAGCCCGGAGTCCGGATGGTCCAGCCGAATCAGGTGACTCACACCCAGTGCGGCACCGGATATGGCGAGCTCGTGGGCGCGCCGTGCGGCGACCTCCTCGGGCCGGTGGTCGTGGTGGCCGGGTTTGCGGCCGTCGACTCCGTCACCCTGTCCGCCATCGGTGCAAGTGACAAGGACTGTCCGGACGCCCGCAGCCGCGTATCGCGCGAGTGTGCCGCCTGTCTGGCTGGCCTCGTCGTCCGGGTGCGCGTGCACGACCATCAGCGTTGGCCGGCGGGTCTCCGATGTATTCAATGTGAGCGCTTCTCTCTGGTGCGACGGAACTGGATCGATACGTGTCGTATCGATGTGTGTCGCCGCTTCGCTTGACAGCCGTTACTGGACCTGTGTGTGACGTACCGACAGATTCGGCGGGAGCCGGAGCGCGGGCAGATGCCACGTCGGCCGATTCCGGGCGGTGAAATGGGCTGCCCGGCCGGTCGCTTCGAGTCGATCATTCACCGCCTCCTCATACGGCACTGCGAGATTGAATGGTTTGAGTTTCAAACCAAGCACTGTTACCGTACCCGAGCAAGTTGCAGCTCACAACAAGACATGAGGAGTTGTGCACGGTGAACAATGCGCAGCCCGCCCCCGCGGGGGAGAACCAGAACACTGTCGACGACGGCCCCCGGGATGAGGGGCCCGCGAACAATCGGCGGGCTGGTTGGGTGTTGGCCCTGGGCAGCCTCGGCGCTTTCGTGGTTTTTCTCGACACCACGATTGTGAACATCGCCTTCCAGACCATCAGCCACAGTTTCAACACCACAGCCGGGCATTTGGCGTGGGTTCTCAATGCATACAGCCTGGTGTTCGCTGCGATGCTCATCCCGGCAGGCCGGGTAGCCGACCGTTACGGGCGCAAGAACATATTCATCGTGGGCATCACCGGATTCGCGCTCATGAGTGCGCTGTGCGGGCTGGCGCCGAGTGCGGGAGTACTGATCACCGCCCGCGCGCTGCAAGCGGTCTTCGCCGCCCTTGTCGTGCCGTCCTCGCTGGCGCTCGTCCTTCACGAGTTCCACGCCGCCCGCCGACATGTCGCAATCGGCGTCTGGGGTGCGATGGCCGCCGCGGCGGCAGCGGTCGGCCCCACGCTCGGAGCGCTGCTCACCGAGTACGCGTCATGGCGATGGATCTTCCTGGTCAACGTGCCGATCGCGGCAGTGATCGTGGCGCTCGGCAGACGTCTGCTCCACGAGTCCCGTGACCCGCAGGCCTCCGGCCTTCCCGATCCTCTCGGGGCGCTCCTCGTGGCAGCGATTCCCGCGCTTCTCAGCTTCTCCATCATCGAGGGACCTTCTCGTGGATGGTCCGACTCGTGGGTGGTGATCGGATTCGTCGCGGCGGCCCTGGCTCTTCCCGTCTTCCTGTGGCGTACATCGAAGGCCGCACGGCCGGTGATGGATCTCGCCCTCTTCAAGGAGCGTCAGTTCTCGGAGATCAACGCCGCGACGCTCTTGTTCTCGACGGCGTTCTTCGGCCTTCTGCTGGCCAATCTGATCTTTCTTCAGGTGGAATGGCACTACTCGGTACTGCGCGCAGCGCTCGCCAGTTCCGCCGGGCCGATCGTCGTCACCATCATCGCGCGCTCCACGACCAAGCTGGCCACCGTTGTCGGACATCGACGCGTACTTTTCGCCGGCGCCGTCACCTGGACACTCGGCTGCCTCGGCTTCGCTCTTTTCGTCGACTCCTCACCGCACTGGGTGACCCACTGGCTTCCGTGGACTCTGCTCACCGGACTGGGTATCGGTCTCACCCTGCCTGTGCAGTCCGGTGCCGCCGTCGCGAAACTTCCCCCGGCGCAGTTCGCCGTCGGATCCGCGATCAACTCCAGTTTCAGGCAGCTCGGGGCAGTTTTGGGAGTCAGCATCTTCGTCGCTCTCCTGGGAACTTCGAAAATGGGCCCCGGAGTGGACAATTTCCAGCACATCTGGTGGGTCTTTGCGGCTCTCGGCCTCGCCGCGGGCGTTGTCCAGGCCCTGCCGCGTCTGAGGTCTGTTTCCGCGCCCTCCGCGCGCTGAGGATCCCGCCGTTCGCGGCAGAAGAAGCTCCTGCCCGAGACCTCGAATTCCGATCTCGGGCAGGAGGGCCGATGACGCCATGGTGAGCGTGAGGTGACGAACCCTCAGGAAGGTGAGCTCGCCGTCACGTTCACCAGCCAGGAGGTCCCGAACCTGTCGACGCACTGTCCGTGCAGCGCGCCCCACGCGGATTTGGCGAAGGGCACCGTCACGGTTCCGCCGTCGGAGAGCCGGTGCCAGTAGGCGGTGAGGTGCGTCTCGTCGCCTCCGAGGGCCACGGAGAAGGAGCCGCCGGGCCCATGTGATTCCGGGGTCGTGGTGTCCGATCCCATGAGGACGACGCCGACAGCGCCTTTCAACATCGAGTGCGCGACCAGG
This portion of the Streptomyces mirabilis genome encodes:
- a CDS encoding VOC family protein, with the translated sequence MTARVTPYLNFGGNAREAMEFYHSVFGGTLDITTYADLHRAEDAGQENLVAHSMLKGAVGVVLMGSDTTTPESHGPGGSFSVALGGDETHLTAYWHRLSDGGTVTVPFAKSAWGALHGQCVDRFGTSWLVNVTASSPS
- a CDS encoding MFS transporter, with translation MNNAQPAPAGENQNTVDDGPRDEGPANNRRAGWVLALGSLGAFVVFLDTTIVNIAFQTISHSFNTTAGHLAWVLNAYSLVFAAMLIPAGRVADRYGRKNIFIVGITGFALMSALCGLAPSAGVLITARALQAVFAALVVPSSLALVLHEFHAARRHVAIGVWGAMAAAAAAVGPTLGALLTEYASWRWIFLVNVPIAAVIVALGRRLLHESRDPQASGLPDPLGALLVAAIPALLSFSIIEGPSRGWSDSWVVIGFVAAALALPVFLWRTSKAARPVMDLALFKERQFSEINAATLLFSTAFFGLLLANLIFLQVEWHYSVLRAALASSAGPIVVTIIARSTTKLATVVGHRRVLFAGAVTWTLGCLGFALFVDSSPHWVTHWLPWTLLTGLGIGLTLPVQSGAAVAKLPPAQFAVGSAINSSFRQLGAVLGVSIFVALLGTSKMGPGVDNFQHIWWVFAALGLAAGVVQALPRLRSVSAPSAR